One window from the genome of Cryptomeria japonica chromosome 6, Sugi_1.0, whole genome shotgun sequence encodes:
- the LOC131074789 gene encoding protein NRT1/ PTR FAMILY 2.13-like, with the protein MELSGQVASSPFSAMEQLKCVKSEEEVEKQKSTKGGWKIMPFILGNQSCANLALTSLHANLVVFLTSEYHTDELTAAKIATIWGGTNLLSPLVGAFIADSYLGRFLNKAAIIKKEDFEENGSEPSPWKLCTVKKIQELKSVINVLPIWSTGIVASFILMGTSHTYMVYQAQHMNRNLGSLKVPASSYSIFSMLATSISLPFHDRILPSFFCRLRKKSEGISVMERIGIGLIVSVQAMTVAALVEVKRKRSSKISAFWLAPQYTLIGLAEAFYAIGLIEFFYDQFPKNLTSTAGALILCGMGIGLLLNSVVFTLVHKFTGKNGKKAWLPQDLDQGHLEYYFCFSAGLGVLNFLYFLVCAKGVKNRDSWEENKGGKMVPSA; encoded by the exons ATGGAGCTAAGTGGGCAAGTGGCTTCGTCACCGTTCAGTGCAATGGAACAACTAAAATGTGTAAAATCTGAGGAAGAggttgaaaaacaaaaatcaacCAAAGGAGGATGGAAAATAATGCCATTCATTCTAG GAAACCAGAGTTGTGCAAATCTGGCATTGACTAGTTTACATGCAAACTTGGTGGTGTTTTTGACTAGTGAATATCATACGGATGAGCTTACAGCTGCAAAAATTGCTACTATATGGGGTGGAACGAACCTTTTATCACCCCTAGTGGGTGCTTTTATAGCAGATTCATATCTGGGAAG GTTTTTGAACAAAGCAGCAATTATAAAGAAAGAAGACTTTGAAGAAAATGGCTCAGAACCCAGTCCCTGGAAGCTTTGCACAGTGAAGAAGATCCAAGAGCTAAAGTCAGTGATAAATGTATTGCCTATTTGGAGCACTGGAATAGTAGCATCCTTCATTTTAATGGGTACTTCACACACATATATGGTATACCAGGCACAACACATGAACAGAAATCTGGGCAGCTTGAAGGTACCTGCATCATCATACAGCATATTTTCCATGTTGGCCACATCCATATCGCTACCCTTCCATGACAGAattctcccttctttcttctgtcgcTTAAGAAAGAAGAGTGAGGGAATTTCTGTAATGGAAAGGATTGGAATAGGGCTTATTGTTTCTGTGCAAGCCATGACAGTTGCAGCATTGGTAGAAGTTAAACGAAAACGAAGCAGCAAGATTTCTGCCTTTTGGCTTGCTCCACAGTatactttgataggcttggcaGAGGCATTTTACGCCATTGGATTGATTGAATTCTTTTATGACCAGTTCCCCAAGAACTTGACAAGTACAGCTGGGGCTTTGATCTTGTGCGGCATGGGGATTGGGTTGTTGCTCAACAGTGTTGTTTTCACTCTTGTGCACAAGTTCACTGGGAAGAATGGTAAAAAGGCTTGGCTGCCTCAGGACCTTGATCAAGGTCATCTTGAATATTATTTCTGCTTTTCTGCAGGACTTGGTGTTTTGAATTTCCTGTACTTTCTTGTATGCGCCAAGGGTGTAAAAAATAGAGATTCTTGGGAAgaaaataagggaggcaagatgGTACCTTCAGCTTAA